In Microtus ochrogaster isolate Prairie Vole_2 chromosome 4, MicOch1.0, whole genome shotgun sequence, one genomic interval encodes:
- the Clec3a gene encoding C-type lectin domain family 3 member A, with the protein MAKNGLVICILVATLLLDQTNSYPSRMKARKHSKRRVKEKDGDLKSQVEKLWREVNALKEMQALQTVCLRGTKVHKKCYLASEGLKHYHEANEDCISKGGTLAVPRNSDEISALRDYSKRSLPGVNDFWLGINDMVTEGKFLDVHGFAVSFLNWDRAQPSGGKRENCVLFSQSAQGKWSDEACRSSKRYICEFIIP; encoded by the exons ATGGCCAAGAATGGACTTGTCATTTGTATCCTGGTGGCCACCTTACTCCTGGATCAGACCAACAGTTACCCATCCAGAATGAAAGCCAGGAAACACAGCAAACGCCGCGTGAAAG AAAAGGATGGTGACTTGAAGTCTCAAGTTGAAAAGCTATGGCGGGAAGTCAATGCCCTGAAGGAGATGCAAGCTCTGCAGACAG TCTGCCTTCGAGGCACCAAAGTCCATAAGAAATGCTACCTTGCTTCAGAAGGCCTGAAGCACTACCATGAAGCCAACGAAGACTGCATTTCCAAGGGAGGAACCCTGGCCGTCCCCAGGAACTCCGACGAAATCAGCGCCCTCCGCGACTATAGTAAGAGGAGTCTGCCGGGCGTCAACGACTTTTGGCTGGGCATAAATGACATGGTCACAGAAGGCAAGTTCCTCGATGTCCACGGATTTGCCGTCTCCTTTCTCAACTGGGACCGTGCCCAGCCCAGTGGCGGCAAGCGGGAAAACTGTGTTCTGTTCTCCCAGTCAGCTCAGGGCAAATGGAGTGATGAGGCCTGTCGAAGTAGCAAGAGGTACATATGTGAGTTTATCATCCCTTAG